A part of Macrobrachium nipponense isolate FS-2020 chromosome 26, ASM1510439v2, whole genome shotgun sequence genomic DNA contains:
- the LOC135200099 gene encoding uncharacterized protein LOC135200099 isoform X3 produces MMNLRKCWSRKFACETCMTLHGTEQEAFSCCESREEETVEVSLHDNAEVSPNQEGLHPSLETYMSPGAYGANIKKTKWSRELFSLFLDEVELRYPSLRDRAAKKINIWKEICSALNIHNSELTYDQVHQKWRNIVAAVRKYEESCQLGERGRKVRPLFYERIKIILGEAVPNSLQHDLSPRVLHTDQGLSSGAHRRLSKEPSRASQGMKRKLQTQKIASVLETLAQVWNSDGCQDYEGKVDGDSDIENGDSKPVKRALHDSGTAGGSNVKLYDIPGKSKAPSGNPNAGVYVYDFKSEWHNTLPFIKRGPTVHQFWCDICRVLDFCDYQGNDGIRWHVQSLAHQEKAKELQKVPKPTSKPSTPAKSTVPMETKVVDIKKLEKMVFAKPEIVDRAIIISVEVKTLPRNDVEMVKDILSVVGERNVEEIDVVTKTLILLTLREGCETLLDSVRMIKFYDIFDLTEIHYTLNFLHPIESNIEGMLTGLPRLISSSELPCIEEHIGKYLSYLSGIKMEYVPWPDTSLMSGNLRVTASVKDLVTSYVDLKKTSYIYMADFMGKLNFENFEIVNGCSAGNLPAEERSGVSIHRW; encoded by the exons GAGCCGTAAATTTGCCTGTGAAACATGCATGACATTACACGGGACAGAGCAAGAGGCTTTTAGCTGCTGTGAGTCACGAGAGGAGGAGACAGTTGAAGTGAGCCTTCATGATAATGCTGAAGTATCTCCCAACCAGGAGGGCTTACACCCATCCTTGGAGACTTATATGTCTCCAGGTGCTTATGGCGCAA atattaagaaaacaaaatggaGTCGGGAATTGTTCAGCCTCTTTTTGGATGAAGTTGAGCTTCGATACCCGTCATTGCGAGACCGTgctgcaaagaaaataaatatctggAAAGAAATTTGCAGTGCTTTAAATATTCAT aaTTCAGAATTGACATACGATCAAGTTCATCAGAAATGGCGTAATATTGTAGCCGCAGTTAGAAAGTATGAGGAAAGTTGTCAGCTTGGTGAAAGAGGACGCAAAGTACGACCACTCTTTTATGAGAGGATCAAGATTATTCTTGGAGAAGCTGTGCCAAACTCACTACAGCATGACCTCTCACCAAGGGTGCTTCATACAGACCAAGGACTTTCA TCAGGAGCCCATAGAAGACTCTCTAAAGAGCCTAGCAGAGCATCTCAGGGCATGAAGCGTAAGTTGCAGACTCAGAAGATAGCCAGTGTCTTGGAAACATTAGCTCAAGTATGGAATTCAGATGGCTGTCAAGATTATGAGGGCAAGGTTGATGGAGACTCAGACATAGAAAATGGTGATAGCAAGCCAGTTAAAAGGGCCCTTCATGATTCCGGCACAGCTGGTGGGAGTAACGTCAAATTGTATGACATTCCTGGCAAGTCGAAGGCTCCAAGTGGCAACCCTAATGCCGGTGTTTATGTTTATGACTTTAAATCAGAATGGCATAACACCCTTCCTTTTATCAAGAGGGGTCCAACAGTACACCAGTTTTGGTGTGATATTTGCAGAGTGTTGGACTTCTGCGATTACCAAGGGAATGATGGCATTCGATGGCATGTCCAGAGCCTGGCTCACCAGGAGAAAGCAAAGGAACTGCAAAAAGTTCCTAAACCTACATCAAAACCATCTACACCAGCAAAATCTACTGTTCCAATGGAGACGAAG gttGTTGATATAAAAAAGCTTGAAAAGATGGTGTTTGCCAAACCAGAAATTGTTGACAGAGCAATTATTATATCTGTTGAAGTTAAGACATTGCCAAGAAATGACGTGGAAATGGTGAAAGATATCCTGTCAGTTGTAGGAGAGAGAAACGTGGAAGAAATCGATGTAGTGACGAAAACATTAATCCTTCTTACGTTGCGGGAGGGTTGCGAAACATTGCTTGATTCTGTGAGGATGATCaagttttatgatatttttgaTTTGACAGAAATTCATTACACCTTAAATTTTCTTCATCCTATAGAATCCAACATTGAGGGCATGCTCACTGGACTGCCACGCCTGATATCTTCCTCAGAATTGCCATGCATAGAGGAGCACATTGGCAAGTACTTGTCTTATCTGTCGGGTATTAAAATGGAGTATGTCCCATGGCCAGACACTTCGTTAATGAGTGGAAACCTGAGGGTCACAGCTTCAGTGAAGGACCTTGTTACATCGTATGTGGATCTTAAAAAGACCAGTTACATATATATGGCAGATTTTATGGgtaaacttaattttgaaaactttgAGATTGTTAATGGGTGTTCAGCTGGTAACTTACCTGCAGAAGAGAGAAGTGGTGTGTCTATTCATAGATGGTGA
- the LOC135200099 gene encoding uncharacterized protein LOC135200099 isoform X4: MTLHGTEQEAFSCCESREEETVEVSLHDNAEVSPNQEGLHPSLETYMSPGAYGANIKKTKWSRELFSLFLDEVELRYPSLRDRAAKKINIWKEICSALNIHNSELTYDQVHQKWRNIVAAVRKYEESCQLGERGRKVRPLFYERIKIILGEAVPNSLQHDLSPRVLHTDQGLSSGAHRRLSKEPSRASQGMKRKLQTQKIASVLETLAQVWNSDGCQDYEGKVDGDSDIENGDSKPVKRALHDSGTAGGSNVKLYDIPGKSKAPSGNPNAGVYVYDFKSEWHNTLPFIKRGPTVHQFWCDICRVLDFCDYQGNDGIRWHVQSLAHQEKAKELQKVPKPTSKPSTPAKSTVPMETKVVDIKKLEKMVFAKPEIVDRAIIISVEVKTLPRNDVEMVKDILSVVGERNVEEIDVVTKTLILLTLREGCETLLDSVRMIKFYDIFDLTEIHYTLNFLHPIESNIEGMLTGLPRLISSSELPCIEEHIGKYLSYLSGIKMEYVPWPDTSLMSGNLRVTASVKDLVTSYVDLKKTSYIYMADFMGKLNFENFEIVNGCSAGNLPAEERSGVSIHRW, from the exons ATGACATTACACGGGACAGAGCAAGAGGCTTTTAGCTGCTGTGAGTCACGAGAGGAGGAGACAGTTGAAGTGAGCCTTCATGATAATGCTGAAGTATCTCCCAACCAGGAGGGCTTACACCCATCCTTGGAGACTTATATGTCTCCAGGTGCTTATGGCGCAA atattaagaaaacaaaatggaGTCGGGAATTGTTCAGCCTCTTTTTGGATGAAGTTGAGCTTCGATACCCGTCATTGCGAGACCGTgctgcaaagaaaataaatatctggAAAGAAATTTGCAGTGCTTTAAATATTCAT aaTTCAGAATTGACATACGATCAAGTTCATCAGAAATGGCGTAATATTGTAGCCGCAGTTAGAAAGTATGAGGAAAGTTGTCAGCTTGGTGAAAGAGGACGCAAAGTACGACCACTCTTTTATGAGAGGATCAAGATTATTCTTGGAGAAGCTGTGCCAAACTCACTACAGCATGACCTCTCACCAAGGGTGCTTCATACAGACCAAGGACTTTCA TCAGGAGCCCATAGAAGACTCTCTAAAGAGCCTAGCAGAGCATCTCAGGGCATGAAGCGTAAGTTGCAGACTCAGAAGATAGCCAGTGTCTTGGAAACATTAGCTCAAGTATGGAATTCAGATGGCTGTCAAGATTATGAGGGCAAGGTTGATGGAGACTCAGACATAGAAAATGGTGATAGCAAGCCAGTTAAAAGGGCCCTTCATGATTCCGGCACAGCTGGTGGGAGTAACGTCAAATTGTATGACATTCCTGGCAAGTCGAAGGCTCCAAGTGGCAACCCTAATGCCGGTGTTTATGTTTATGACTTTAAATCAGAATGGCATAACACCCTTCCTTTTATCAAGAGGGGTCCAACAGTACACCAGTTTTGGTGTGATATTTGCAGAGTGTTGGACTTCTGCGATTACCAAGGGAATGATGGCATTCGATGGCATGTCCAGAGCCTGGCTCACCAGGAGAAAGCAAAGGAACTGCAAAAAGTTCCTAAACCTACATCAAAACCATCTACACCAGCAAAATCTACTGTTCCAATGGAGACGAAG gttGTTGATATAAAAAAGCTTGAAAAGATGGTGTTTGCCAAACCAGAAATTGTTGACAGAGCAATTATTATATCTGTTGAAGTTAAGACATTGCCAAGAAATGACGTGGAAATGGTGAAAGATATCCTGTCAGTTGTAGGAGAGAGAAACGTGGAAGAAATCGATGTAGTGACGAAAACATTAATCCTTCTTACGTTGCGGGAGGGTTGCGAAACATTGCTTGATTCTGTGAGGATGATCaagttttatgatatttttgaTTTGACAGAAATTCATTACACCTTAAATTTTCTTCATCCTATAGAATCCAACATTGAGGGCATGCTCACTGGACTGCCACGCCTGATATCTTCCTCAGAATTGCCATGCATAGAGGAGCACATTGGCAAGTACTTGTCTTATCTGTCGGGTATTAAAATGGAGTATGTCCCATGGCCAGACACTTCGTTAATGAGTGGAAACCTGAGGGTCACAGCTTCAGTGAAGGACCTTGTTACATCGTATGTGGATCTTAAAAAGACCAGTTACATATATATGGCAGATTTTATGGgtaaacttaattttgaaaactttgAGATTGTTAATGGGTGTTCAGCTGGTAACTTACCTGCAGAAGAGAGAAGTGGTGTGTCTATTCATAGATGGTGA
- the LOC135200099 gene encoding uncharacterized protein LOC135200099 isoform X1: MINRRTIIFSQTMEIPTVFVKSRKFACETCMTLHGTEQEAFSCCESREEETVEVSLHDNAEVSPNQEGLHPSLETYMSPGAYGANIKKTKWSRELFSLFLDEVELRYPSLRDRAAKKINIWKEICSALNIHNSELTYDQVHQKWRNIVAAVRKYEESCQLGERGRKVRPLFYERIKIILGEAVPNSLQHDLSPRVLHTDQGLSSGAHRRLSKEPSRASQGMKRKLQTQKIASVLETLAQVWNSDGCQDYEGKVDGDSDIENGDSKPVKRALHDSGTAGGSNVKLYDIPGKSKAPSGNPNAGVYVYDFKSEWHNTLPFIKRGPTVHQFWCDICRVLDFCDYQGNDGIRWHVQSLAHQEKAKELQKVPKPTSKPSTPAKSTVPMETKVVDIKKLEKMVFAKPEIVDRAIIISVEVKTLPRNDVEMVKDILSVVGERNVEEIDVVTKTLILLTLREGCETLLDSVRMIKFYDIFDLTEIHYTLNFLHPIESNIEGMLTGLPRLISSSELPCIEEHIGKYLSYLSGIKMEYVPWPDTSLMSGNLRVTASVKDLVTSYVDLKKTSYIYMADFMGKLNFENFEIVNGCSAGNLPAEERSGVSIHRW; this comes from the exons GAGCCGTAAATTTGCCTGTGAAACATGCATGACATTACACGGGACAGAGCAAGAGGCTTTTAGCTGCTGTGAGTCACGAGAGGAGGAGACAGTTGAAGTGAGCCTTCATGATAATGCTGAAGTATCTCCCAACCAGGAGGGCTTACACCCATCCTTGGAGACTTATATGTCTCCAGGTGCTTATGGCGCAA atattaagaaaacaaaatggaGTCGGGAATTGTTCAGCCTCTTTTTGGATGAAGTTGAGCTTCGATACCCGTCATTGCGAGACCGTgctgcaaagaaaataaatatctggAAAGAAATTTGCAGTGCTTTAAATATTCAT aaTTCAGAATTGACATACGATCAAGTTCATCAGAAATGGCGTAATATTGTAGCCGCAGTTAGAAAGTATGAGGAAAGTTGTCAGCTTGGTGAAAGAGGACGCAAAGTACGACCACTCTTTTATGAGAGGATCAAGATTATTCTTGGAGAAGCTGTGCCAAACTCACTACAGCATGACCTCTCACCAAGGGTGCTTCATACAGACCAAGGACTTTCA TCAGGAGCCCATAGAAGACTCTCTAAAGAGCCTAGCAGAGCATCTCAGGGCATGAAGCGTAAGTTGCAGACTCAGAAGATAGCCAGTGTCTTGGAAACATTAGCTCAAGTATGGAATTCAGATGGCTGTCAAGATTATGAGGGCAAGGTTGATGGAGACTCAGACATAGAAAATGGTGATAGCAAGCCAGTTAAAAGGGCCCTTCATGATTCCGGCACAGCTGGTGGGAGTAACGTCAAATTGTATGACATTCCTGGCAAGTCGAAGGCTCCAAGTGGCAACCCTAATGCCGGTGTTTATGTTTATGACTTTAAATCAGAATGGCATAACACCCTTCCTTTTATCAAGAGGGGTCCAACAGTACACCAGTTTTGGTGTGATATTTGCAGAGTGTTGGACTTCTGCGATTACCAAGGGAATGATGGCATTCGATGGCATGTCCAGAGCCTGGCTCACCAGGAGAAAGCAAAGGAACTGCAAAAAGTTCCTAAACCTACATCAAAACCATCTACACCAGCAAAATCTACTGTTCCAATGGAGACGAAG gttGTTGATATAAAAAAGCTTGAAAAGATGGTGTTTGCCAAACCAGAAATTGTTGACAGAGCAATTATTATATCTGTTGAAGTTAAGACATTGCCAAGAAATGACGTGGAAATGGTGAAAGATATCCTGTCAGTTGTAGGAGAGAGAAACGTGGAAGAAATCGATGTAGTGACGAAAACATTAATCCTTCTTACGTTGCGGGAGGGTTGCGAAACATTGCTTGATTCTGTGAGGATGATCaagttttatgatatttttgaTTTGACAGAAATTCATTACACCTTAAATTTTCTTCATCCTATAGAATCCAACATTGAGGGCATGCTCACTGGACTGCCACGCCTGATATCTTCCTCAGAATTGCCATGCATAGAGGAGCACATTGGCAAGTACTTGTCTTATCTGTCGGGTATTAAAATGGAGTATGTCCCATGGCCAGACACTTCGTTAATGAGTGGAAACCTGAGGGTCACAGCTTCAGTGAAGGACCTTGTTACATCGTATGTGGATCTTAAAAAGACCAGTTACATATATATGGCAGATTTTATGGgtaaacttaattttgaaaactttgAGATTGTTAATGGGTGTTCAGCTGGTAACTTACCTGCAGAAGAGAGAAGTGGTGTGTCTATTCATAGATGGTGA
- the LOC135200099 gene encoding uncharacterized protein LOC135200099 isoform X2 yields MINRRTIIFSQTMEIPTVSRKFACETCMTLHGTEQEAFSCCESREEETVEVSLHDNAEVSPNQEGLHPSLETYMSPGAYGANIKKTKWSRELFSLFLDEVELRYPSLRDRAAKKINIWKEICSALNIHNSELTYDQVHQKWRNIVAAVRKYEESCQLGERGRKVRPLFYERIKIILGEAVPNSLQHDLSPRVLHTDQGLSSGAHRRLSKEPSRASQGMKRKLQTQKIASVLETLAQVWNSDGCQDYEGKVDGDSDIENGDSKPVKRALHDSGTAGGSNVKLYDIPGKSKAPSGNPNAGVYVYDFKSEWHNTLPFIKRGPTVHQFWCDICRVLDFCDYQGNDGIRWHVQSLAHQEKAKELQKVPKPTSKPSTPAKSTVPMETKVVDIKKLEKMVFAKPEIVDRAIIISVEVKTLPRNDVEMVKDILSVVGERNVEEIDVVTKTLILLTLREGCETLLDSVRMIKFYDIFDLTEIHYTLNFLHPIESNIEGMLTGLPRLISSSELPCIEEHIGKYLSYLSGIKMEYVPWPDTSLMSGNLRVTASVKDLVTSYVDLKKTSYIYMADFMGKLNFENFEIVNGCSAGNLPAEERSGVSIHRW; encoded by the exons GAGCCGTAAATTTGCCTGTGAAACATGCATGACATTACACGGGACAGAGCAAGAGGCTTTTAGCTGCTGTGAGTCACGAGAGGAGGAGACAGTTGAAGTGAGCCTTCATGATAATGCTGAAGTATCTCCCAACCAGGAGGGCTTACACCCATCCTTGGAGACTTATATGTCTCCAGGTGCTTATGGCGCAA atattaagaaaacaaaatggaGTCGGGAATTGTTCAGCCTCTTTTTGGATGAAGTTGAGCTTCGATACCCGTCATTGCGAGACCGTgctgcaaagaaaataaatatctggAAAGAAATTTGCAGTGCTTTAAATATTCAT aaTTCAGAATTGACATACGATCAAGTTCATCAGAAATGGCGTAATATTGTAGCCGCAGTTAGAAAGTATGAGGAAAGTTGTCAGCTTGGTGAAAGAGGACGCAAAGTACGACCACTCTTTTATGAGAGGATCAAGATTATTCTTGGAGAAGCTGTGCCAAACTCACTACAGCATGACCTCTCACCAAGGGTGCTTCATACAGACCAAGGACTTTCA TCAGGAGCCCATAGAAGACTCTCTAAAGAGCCTAGCAGAGCATCTCAGGGCATGAAGCGTAAGTTGCAGACTCAGAAGATAGCCAGTGTCTTGGAAACATTAGCTCAAGTATGGAATTCAGATGGCTGTCAAGATTATGAGGGCAAGGTTGATGGAGACTCAGACATAGAAAATGGTGATAGCAAGCCAGTTAAAAGGGCCCTTCATGATTCCGGCACAGCTGGTGGGAGTAACGTCAAATTGTATGACATTCCTGGCAAGTCGAAGGCTCCAAGTGGCAACCCTAATGCCGGTGTTTATGTTTATGACTTTAAATCAGAATGGCATAACACCCTTCCTTTTATCAAGAGGGGTCCAACAGTACACCAGTTTTGGTGTGATATTTGCAGAGTGTTGGACTTCTGCGATTACCAAGGGAATGATGGCATTCGATGGCATGTCCAGAGCCTGGCTCACCAGGAGAAAGCAAAGGAACTGCAAAAAGTTCCTAAACCTACATCAAAACCATCTACACCAGCAAAATCTACTGTTCCAATGGAGACGAAG gttGTTGATATAAAAAAGCTTGAAAAGATGGTGTTTGCCAAACCAGAAATTGTTGACAGAGCAATTATTATATCTGTTGAAGTTAAGACATTGCCAAGAAATGACGTGGAAATGGTGAAAGATATCCTGTCAGTTGTAGGAGAGAGAAACGTGGAAGAAATCGATGTAGTGACGAAAACATTAATCCTTCTTACGTTGCGGGAGGGTTGCGAAACATTGCTTGATTCTGTGAGGATGATCaagttttatgatatttttgaTTTGACAGAAATTCATTACACCTTAAATTTTCTTCATCCTATAGAATCCAACATTGAGGGCATGCTCACTGGACTGCCACGCCTGATATCTTCCTCAGAATTGCCATGCATAGAGGAGCACATTGGCAAGTACTTGTCTTATCTGTCGGGTATTAAAATGGAGTATGTCCCATGGCCAGACACTTCGTTAATGAGTGGAAACCTGAGGGTCACAGCTTCAGTGAAGGACCTTGTTACATCGTATGTGGATCTTAAAAAGACCAGTTACATATATATGGCAGATTTTATGGgtaaacttaattttgaaaactttgAGATTGTTAATGGGTGTTCAGCTGGTAACTTACCTGCAGAAGAGAGAAGTGGTGTGTCTATTCATAGATGGTGA